The Actinoplanes sp. N902-109 genomic interval GCTTTCGCACGGGACCTAGCGCACTGCCCTGAGGTTCTGGGAGGGCAGCGCGCTCAACTAAGTACGAGGAACGACGAACACATGCGGCTAAGCCTGCCCCATCTCACGTGGTGCGTCAACTGATCTCACATCTTGGTCACTCGAAAAGGCCGGGTCGGTCGGCAACACCGCCCTCACCTGCCGCATTCCCGGTCCGAGCATGACGATCTGGCTCCGCGCCGGTGCCTGATTCGTAACAGGCGGACGGCTGCGGGCGGCGGGCACGGCCCGGACCCCGCTCTGCCGCGCGGTGCGCAACTGGGCCTCCAAATGCTCGGCCGGCACCCCCCAGCCGAACAGCGAACCCTGCCCCAACCGGCACCCGGCCGCCTCGACCACCTCGCGCTGCGCCGGGGTGCCGATGCCCTCGGCCAGCACCTCCAGACCCAGCCGGTGGCCCAGCCGCACGACGACGTCGACCAGCGGAGCGGCCATGCCGGTGCGCGACTCCGGCTCGGCGACCAGGGCGTGGTCGATCTTCAGGATGTCCACCGGCAGGTTGCGCAGCTGGCCCAGCGAGGAGTAGCCGGCCCCGAAGTCGTCCAGCGCGATGCGCACGCCGGTGGACCGCAACTCGGCCAGCCGGCGGATCAGCTCGTCCAGATCGGTCGCCACGGCGTGCTCGGTGACCTCCAGCACCAGGCGCTGCGGCGGGACGCCGTACTTGTCCAGCACCGCGGCCACCCGGCCGGCGTAGTCCGCCGCGTGCAGCTCCTTGGGCGACAGGTTGACCGACACCCACACGTCGTGCCCGGCCGCCAGCCACTGGGCCAGCTGGCGGCAGGCCTGGTCGAGCACCCACGAGCCGAGCACGCAGATGAGGTCCGACTCCTCGGCGACCGGGATGAACTCGTCCGGGCGCACCGCGCCCAGCTCCGGATGCGTCCAGCGGAGCAGCGCCTCCGCGCCCACCGGCCGTACCGAGGGGAGGGTCACGACCGGCTGGAAGACCAGCCGCAGCTGGTCCCGGGAGATCGCGTGGCGCAGCTCGTTCTCCAGCACGTTGTGCCGCCGCAGCAGTTCGTCGTAGCGCTTCTCGTAGCCCTCGACGCGGTTCTTGCCCCGCTGCTTGGCATAGCGCAGCGCCAGATCCGCGTCACGCATCAGCTCGCCGGTGTCCCCGGGCGCCGGCGACCCGGCCACGCCCACGCTCGCCGAGAGGAAGACCGGACCATCCCCGGTCCCGTACGGCTCACAGAGCACTTCGAGCAGTCGTTGCCCCACCCGCAGGGCTTCCTCCCGGGTGGCCGCCATCAGCACCGCGAACTCGTCGCCGCCGAGCCGCGCGGCCACGTCCCCGTCCCGCAGGTTGGCCCGCAGCCGCGCCCCCACCTCCGCCAGCACCGCATCCCCGACGTCGTGCCCGCGCATGTCGTTGACGTTCTTGAAGCCGTCGAGGTCGAGGCTGATCAACGTGCGGCCGCTGCCCTCGCGCAGCGCTCGCACCAGACCGCGGCGGTTGGCCAGGCCGGTGAGCGGGTCGGTGTGGGCCAGCTCGCGGAAGTGCGCCTCTCGCTGACGCAGTTGCAACGTGTAGTTGCGGACGTCGCCAAGCGCCACGTACTGCCGGGTGACCAGCGCGAAGCCCTCGACGGTGGCGCCCAGGAACCCGAAGCCGGCGAACTCGCCGCCGGCCAGCAGGTGGTAGCAGCCGGCCAGGAACATGGCGCCCATCGGCACGAACGCATAGCCGGACCCGCGCTGGATGATGTCACCCGCGACGGTGACCGGCCGGTCGGCAATCTTCACCCCGCGGGCCACCACGAACAACCCGGCCGGCAGCACCGCCGCGCTGGCCAGCACGACAAATGGCAGGTCCTGGCAGATGCCGCCGGACAGGCCGGTGGCGGCGAGCGCGACGAGGCTCACCCCGGTGGCCACCCGGACCGTGCCGTGCCGCGGCCGGTGCGCGTGCATGGCCAGGATCGTGGTGAGCCCGACCGCGATCGCGGCGACCCCGGCGGGCAGCAGCATGGACAGGCACGTCACCGGCGTCGCGGCGCCGAAGATCCGGGTCGGCTCGGAGACCACGATCCAGCCGACGAACCACAGCGCCGCCGCGATGATCAGGCCGTCGAGCAGGTGGCGCAGCGCGGCGCGGCGGTTCTCGGCGGCGCCGGGCAGCATCAGCGTGCCGGTCAGCAGCGTGATCGTGCCGAGCGCGGTGGTCAGCGCGACCGCCTGCCCGAGCGTCCGGCTGTCGGTGTGCGGCACCAGCACCGCGCTCAGCAGCCCGGCCAGCGCAGCCCCGGTGGCGACCGCGCCGCCGGCCGCGAGCAGCAGGTGGGCGCGCCGGGCGGCGCCGGTGTGCCGGCGACCGGAATTGCCCAGCAGGGCGACGGCCGGGACGGCGACCATGAGGCTCGCCAGCCCGGCCAGCTCCACGCCGGACGGTGAGTGCACGGGAACACTCTGCCGTACCGCGATCTTTTTGGGGAGAGGGGCCGCCGTCCCGCTTTGTGGAAGCCTGACCACCGGCACCGGCCCGGTCCTTACTGCCGGTGGCAGTATGGGGAAATGCCTGAGCTGCGTTCCCGGACCTCTACACACGGTCGGACGATGGCCGGCGCCCGCGCCCTCTGGCGCGCCACCGGTATGACCGACGACGACTTCGGCAAGCCCATCGTGGCGATTGCCAACAGCTACACCCAGTTCGTACCGGGGCACGTCCACCTCAAGGACCTCGGCGGGCTCGTTGCCGACAGCGTGGCCGCGGCCGGCGGCGTGGGCCGCGAGTTCAACACGATCGCGGTCGACGACGGCATCGCCATGGGCCACGGCGGCATGCTCTACTCGCTGCCCAGCCGCGAGCTGATCGCCGACGCCGTGGAGTACATGGTCAACGCCCACTGCGCCGACGCCCTGGTCTGCATCTCGAACTGCGACAAGATCACCCCCGGCATGCTGATCGCCGCGCTGCGGCTCAACATCCCGACGGTGTTCGTCTCCGGTGGCCCGATGGAGGCCGGCAAGACGGTCGCCATCGAGGGCGTCGTGCACGAGAAGCTCGACCTGGTCGACGCGATGAGCGCGAGCGCCAACGACAAGGTCACCGACCAGCAGCTCGACACGATCGAGCGCTCGGCCTGCCCGACCTGCGGGTCCTGCTCCGGCATGTTCACCGCCAACTCGATGAACTGCCTCACCGAGGCGATCGGCCTGGCGCTGCCCGGCAACGGCTCGACGCTGGCCACGCACGCCTCCCGCAAGGCGCTGTTCGAGAAGGCCGGCGCGCTGATCGTCGACATCGCCAAGCAGTACTACGAGAACGACGACGAGAGCGTCCTGCCGCGCAGCATCGCCAACCGCGACGCCTTCGAGAACGCCGTGGCCCTCGACGTCGCGATGGGTGGCTCCACCAACACCGTGCTGCACCTGCTCGCCGCGGCCCGCGAGGCGGAGCTCGACTTCAGCGTCGCCGACATCGACGCGATCTCGCGCCGGGTGCCGTGCCTGAGCAAGGTCGCCCCGAACAGCCCGAAGTACCACATGGAGGACGTGCACCGGGCCGGCGGCATCCCCGCGCTGCTCGGCGAGCTTCACCGCGGCGGTGCGCTCAAGACCGGCGTGCGCTCCGTGCACTCCCCCGACCTGACCAGCTGGCTGGACGCCTGGGACATCCGCAGCGGCTCCGCCAGCCCCGAGGCCCTCGAGCTGTTCCACGCGGCGCCCGGCGGGGTCCGCACCACCCAGCCGTTCAGCACCGAGAACCGCTGGGCCACGCTCGACACCGACGCCGAGAGCGGCTGCATCCGCTCGGTCGAGCACGCCTACACCGTCGACGGCGGCCTGGCCATCCTGTTCGGCAACCTCGCCCCGGACGGCTGCGTCGTCAAGACCGCCGGCGTCGACGAGTCGATCTGGAAGTTCACCGGCCCGGCCCGGGTGTTCGAGAGCCAGGACGCCGCCGTCGAGGGCATCCTCGGCAAGCAGGTCGTCGAGGGCGACGTCGTGGTGATCCGCTACGAGGGCCCCAAGGGCGGCCCCGGCATGCAGGAGATGCTGTACCCGACGAGCTTCCTCAAGGGCCGCGGCCTCGGCAAGGCGTGCGCGCTGATCACCGACGGCCGCTTCTCCGGCGGCACCAGCGGCCTGTCCATCGGCCACGTCTCCCCCGAGGCGGCCTCCGGCGGCCTGATCGCCCTGGTCGAAACCGGCGACGAGATCACCATCGACATCCCCGGCCGCACCATCACGCTCAACGTCTCGGACGAAGACCTCGCCCAGCGCCGCCACGAGCAGGAACGCCGCCCCAAGCCCTACACCCCGGCCGACCGCACCCGCCCGGTCTCCGCCGCCCTCCGCGCCTACGCCTCCATGGCCACCAGCGCCAGCGACGGCGCCTACCGCCGCGTCCCGGAATAAGCCCCGGCCCCGCACCACGAACGGCCCGCCCGCCCACGCCCTCGCGCGTCGGCGGCCGGGCCGCTGTCGTTCCCCGGGTCTCCGGCTCTCCGGCTCTCCGGCTCTCCGGCTCTCCGGCTCTCCGGCTCTCCGAGATGCTGCCGCGTCCTCGCTACGGCGCCGACTCGACCCTTTCGAACCGGCGTTCGTTTCCTGCCGCGGCCCTGGCCCTTTCGGGCCGCGCGTTCGTTCTCGTCGCGGCCTCGGCGCCGTCGACGCGGCGTTCTTTCTCGCGCGGCTCTGGCCCTTTCGACGCGGCGCTCATTTTCTGGCGCGGCCTCGGCGCCGTCGACGCGACGTTCTTTCTCGCGCGGCCCTGGCCCTTCGACGCGGCGCTCATTTTCCGGTGCGGCCTCGGCGCCGTCGACGCGACGTTCTTTCTTGCGCCGCTCTGGCCGCTTCGACGCGGCGTTCGTTCTCCCGCGCGGCCCCGGCGGGATCGACCCAGCGGCCGGGTGGCGGCGCAACCCCGGACCCCTTCGACCTTGCCCTCCTCCACGCGGCGTCCGTTCCCGGCGCGGCCCCTACCCGTTCGGCCCGGCCTTCGTTCCCCGACGCAGCCCACGCCCTGCGGCCCGGCCTTTGTTGCCCGGCACGGCCTCAAACGCTGCGGCGCGGCCTTGCCTTTCTCGACGTGGTGGTCGTTTCCGGCGCGGCCCTGGCGTAATCGGCCGAGCATTCCTTTCCCCGGCGCAACCCAGACCTTGTCGACCTCGTCTCTTCCACGCGGCGTCCGTTTTCCGAGACCTCAACCGCTGTGGCGCGGCCGTGCCCTCTTCGACGCGGCGTCCGTTCCCCGGCGCCCCGACCGTTTCTACGCGGCGTTGATCTTCCGGCGCGATCCTGGCGCCATCGGCCCGGCGTCCGTTTACGGTGCAGCC includes:
- the ilvD gene encoding dihydroxy-acid dehydratase; translation: MPELRSRTSTHGRTMAGARALWRATGMTDDDFGKPIVAIANSYTQFVPGHVHLKDLGGLVADSVAAAGGVGREFNTIAVDDGIAMGHGGMLYSLPSRELIADAVEYMVNAHCADALVCISNCDKITPGMLIAALRLNIPTVFVSGGPMEAGKTVAIEGVVHEKLDLVDAMSASANDKVTDQQLDTIERSACPTCGSCSGMFTANSMNCLTEAIGLALPGNGSTLATHASRKALFEKAGALIVDIAKQYYENDDESVLPRSIANRDAFENAVALDVAMGGSTNTVLHLLAAAREAELDFSVADIDAISRRVPCLSKVAPNSPKYHMEDVHRAGGIPALLGELHRGGALKTGVRSVHSPDLTSWLDAWDIRSGSASPEALELFHAAPGGVRTTQPFSTENRWATLDTDAESGCIRSVEHAYTVDGGLAILFGNLAPDGCVVKTAGVDESIWKFTGPARVFESQDAAVEGILGKQVVEGDVVVIRYEGPKGGPGMQEMLYPTSFLKGRGLGKACALITDGRFSGGTSGLSIGHVSPEAASGGLIALVETGDEITIDIPGRTITLNVSDEDLAQRRHEQERRPKPYTPADRTRPVSAALRAYASMATSASDGAYRRVPE
- a CDS encoding EAL domain-containing protein: MHSPSGVELAGLASLMVAVPAVALLGNSGRRHTGAARRAHLLLAAGGAVATGAALAGLLSAVLVPHTDSRTLGQAVALTTALGTITLLTGTLMLPGAAENRRAALRHLLDGLIIAAALWFVGWIVVSEPTRIFGAATPVTCLSMLLPAGVAAIAVGLTTILAMHAHRPRHGTVRVATGVSLVALAATGLSGGICQDLPFVVLASAAVLPAGLFVVARGVKIADRPVTVAGDIIQRGSGYAFVPMGAMFLAGCYHLLAGGEFAGFGFLGATVEGFALVTRQYVALGDVRNYTLQLRQREAHFRELAHTDPLTGLANRRGLVRALREGSGRTLISLDLDGFKNVNDMRGHDVGDAVLAEVGARLRANLRDGDVAARLGGDEFAVLMAATREEALRVGQRLLEVLCEPYGTGDGPVFLSASVGVAGSPAPGDTGELMRDADLALRYAKQRGKNRVEGYEKRYDELLRRHNVLENELRHAISRDQLRLVFQPVVTLPSVRPVGAEALLRWTHPELGAVRPDEFIPVAEESDLICVLGSWVLDQACRQLAQWLAAGHDVWVSVNLSPKELHAADYAGRVAAVLDKYGVPPQRLVLEVTEHAVATDLDELIRRLAELRSTGVRIALDDFGAGYSSLGQLRNLPVDILKIDHALVAEPESRTGMAAPLVDVVVRLGHRLGLEVLAEGIGTPAQREVVEAAGCRLGQGSLFGWGVPAEHLEAQLRTARQSGVRAVPAARSRPPVTNQAPARSQIVMLGPGMRQVRAVLPTDPAFSSDQDVRSVDAPREMGQA